One window of Oreochromis niloticus isolate F11D_XX linkage group LG23, O_niloticus_UMD_NMBU, whole genome shotgun sequence genomic DNA carries:
- the med8 gene encoding mediator of RNA polymerase II transcription subunit 8 → MQQREEKQLEASVESLISRVAHVKNALHSFIYKLENEYERLTWPSVLDNFALLSGQLNTINKLLRNEKTPSFRNQVIIPLVLSPDRDEDLAKLTEQRVPVFSHEIVPDYLRTKPDPEVEEQEKTLSTEAARIGPDVAQKQIQALNKLCTTLLEKLSNPREDRDAESAAMRQSKPSFNPADTNALVSAVAFGKGLSKCRPPGPVAPGHQGQGSMMSGGPTLQQVTIGGGSGQQAGMGGPVAQQQQGQTGKMPSSIKTNIKSASGSMHPYNR, encoded by the exons ATGCag CAACGAGAAGAGAAGCAATTAGAGGCGTCAGTGGAGTCTCTCATTTCGAGGGTGGCTCACGTTAAAAATGCTCTGCACAGTTTCATTTACAAACTAGAAAACGAGTACGAGCGTTTGACGTG GCCTTCTGTTTTGGATAACTTCGCTCTTCTGTCTGGTCAGCTGAACACCATCAATAAACTGCTCAGGAACGAGAAGACACCATCCTTTCGCAACCAGGTTATAATTCCCCTGGTCCTGTCTCCAGACCGAGATGAGGACTTGGCA AAACTTACGGAGCAGCGCGTTCCAGTGTTCAGCCATGAGATCGTACCGGACTACTTGCGGACCAAACCTGACCCAGAGGTGGAGGAGCAGGAGAAAACGCTGAGTACAGAGGCAGCACGTATTGGCCCCGATGTGGCCCAG AAACAGATCCAGGCTTTGAATAAGTTGTGTACTACTCTGCTGGAGAAGCTAAGCAACCCTCGTGAGGACAGAGATGCAGAAAGTGCTG CTATGCGACAGAGCAAACCGTCTTTCAACCCTGCTGACACTAACGCATTAGTTTCGGCTGTTGCATTTGGAAAGGGACTTTCCAAATGTAGGCCTCCTGGTCCTGTGGCCCCTGGACACCAAGGACAGGGGTCCATGATGAGTGGAGGTCCAACCTTACAGCAGGTCACTATTGGTGGGGGTTCAGGCCAGCAAGCAGGTATGGGAGGACCTGTGGCTCAACAGCAGCAAGGACAGACAG gAAAAATGCCAAGCAGCATCAAGACAAACATCAAATCTGCATCTGGGTCAATGCATCCTTATAACCGATGA